The Bacillus carboniphilus genome window below encodes:
- the ptsG gene encoding glucose-specific PTS transporter subunit IIBC has protein sequence MKKAFGTLQKVGKALMLPVALLPAAGILLGLGATLKTEQFLNIAPVFRGDTFQFIADIMQSSGDIIFGNLALLFAVGVAVGLAGGDGVAGLAAIVGFLIMNVTMSVILGITPEMVADNQAYANVLGIPTLSTGVFGGIIIGLLAYYLFQKFYNIELPSYLGFFAGKRFVPIITAASALLVGALMTFIWPPIQDGLNAFSETLLGANLALSAFIFGVIERALIPFGLHHIFYAPFWFEFGSYVDATGEVVRGDNLIFFAQLKDGVEKFTAGTFMTGKFPFMMFGLPAAALAIYHEAKPERKKVVGGIMASAALTSFLTGITEPIEFSFLFVAPLLFGIHCIFAGLSFMMMHLFSVKIGMTFSGGVIDFMLFGVLPGRTPWWWVIIIGLGFAVIYYFGFRFAIRTFNLKTPGREEEEEEGETEGKAPTGTNNLANDILEAMGGKENIDHLDACITRLRVSVNDKEQVDKNRLKKLGASGVLEVGNNIQAIFGPRSDQIKGQMKDIMEGKAPRPTKEPNNIEEEVEQQIEEVNPDALQNHVHQEDDIVAPMEGTLHPLEDVPDQVFSGKMMGDGFAIEPTSGTVVSPVDGKIINVFPTKHAIGILANSGREILIHIGINTVELQGEPFEVHVKEGDEVKAGQKLVDADINMIKEKATSTMTPIIFTNLSDGEKVQINKQGRVKLEEDGVVEVVKKG, from the coding sequence ATGAAAAAGGCTTTTGGTACCCTGCAAAAAGTAGGGAAGGCCTTGATGCTACCTGTTGCACTCTTACCCGCAGCTGGTATTTTACTTGGGCTGGGGGCGACCTTGAAAACAGAACAGTTTCTTAATATTGCTCCTGTTTTTAGAGGGGATACGTTTCAGTTTATCGCTGACATTATGCAAAGCTCAGGAGATATCATTTTCGGAAACCTTGCCCTTCTTTTTGCAGTAGGAGTAGCTGTAGGATTGGCTGGTGGTGATGGTGTAGCTGGGTTAGCCGCTATAGTCGGATTCCTCATCATGAATGTAACGATGAGTGTAATCTTAGGAATCACACCAGAGATGGTGGCGGATAACCAAGCGTATGCGAATGTGCTAGGTATTCCCACGTTGTCCACAGGGGTATTTGGCGGTATTATCATCGGATTACTAGCTTACTACCTATTTCAAAAGTTTTACAATATTGAACTCCCTTCCTATCTAGGATTTTTTGCAGGGAAGCGATTTGTTCCAATTATAACCGCAGCTTCTGCTTTATTAGTGGGAGCCCTTATGACGTTTATATGGCCACCTATACAAGACGGATTAAATGCTTTTTCAGAGACTTTATTAGGTGCGAATCTTGCTCTTTCTGCGTTTATCTTTGGTGTCATTGAACGCGCACTCATTCCTTTTGGACTTCATCATATTTTCTATGCACCATTTTGGTTTGAATTTGGTTCTTACGTCGACGCTACGGGCGAAGTTGTAAGAGGAGATAACTTAATCTTCTTTGCACAATTAAAAGATGGCGTAGAGAAATTCACAGCCGGTACGTTTATGACAGGGAAGTTCCCGTTCATGATGTTTGGACTACCGGCAGCTGCGTTAGCTATATATCATGAAGCAAAACCTGAGAGGAAGAAGGTAGTGGGTGGAATCATGGCTTCAGCAGCCCTTACTTCATTCCTGACGGGAATCACAGAGCCAATTGAGTTTTCTTTTCTATTTGTAGCACCTTTACTATTTGGAATTCACTGTATTTTTGCCGGACTATCTTTCATGATGATGCATCTATTTAGTGTGAAAATCGGGATGACATTCTCGGGTGGAGTCATTGACTTCATGTTATTTGGTGTTCTTCCTGGACGAACCCCATGGTGGTGGGTCATTATAATCGGACTTGGATTTGCAGTCATTTATTATTTTGGATTTAGATTTGCAATCCGCACCTTTAACTTAAAGACGCCTGGTAGAGAAGAAGAAGAGGAAGAGGGAGAGACAGAAGGAAAAGCTCCAACCGGAACGAACAATTTGGCCAATGACATTTTAGAAGCGATGGGTGGTAAAGAAAATATTGATCACCTCGATGCTTGTATTACTCGTTTAAGAGTATCCGTTAATGACAAGGAGCAAGTGGATAAAAATCGTCTAAAAAAACTAGGAGCTTCAGGAGTTTTGGAAGTCGGAAATAATATTCAAGCCATCTTTGGACCACGCTCGGATCAAATCAAGGGGCAGATGAAGGATATTATGGAAGGGAAAGCCCCTAGACCAACAAAGGAACCAAATAATATCGAAGAAGAGGTTGAACAACAAATTGAAGAAGTCAACCCAGATGCCCTTCAAAACCATGTCCATCAAGAGGATGACATTGTCGCCCCGATGGAAGGGACCTTACATCCATTAGAAGATGTACCTGATCAAGTCTTCTCAGGCAAGATGATGGGGGACGGTTTTGCGATTGAGCCAACCTCAGGAACAGTGGTTTCACCGGTTGATGGAAAGATTATAAACGTTTTTCCGACAAAGCATGCAATTGGGATCCTAGCCAACTCGGGACGTGAGATTCTAATACACATTGGAATCAATACCGTTGAGCTACAAGGTGAACCGTTTGAAGTCCATGTAAAAGAGGGCGACGAAGTCAAAGCGGGTCAAAAGCTAGTTGATGCGGACATTAACATGATAAAAGAAAAAGCCACCTCGACCATGACACCAATCATCTTTACGAACTTATCTGATGGTGAAAAGGTTCAGATTAACAAACAGGGTCGAGTGAAGTTAGAAGAAGATGGTGTTGTGGAGGTTGTGAAGAAGGGGTAG